The nucleotide window TGTTCCTCTTTAGCAACTCCTCATGAATTTCCTTGTACGGTTTCTCGAACCTGACGAGAACGTCCTTGAAGTTAACGCCATCGAAGGGAATCTCAGCAACTTCACTAAGCCTCTTCTTCAGGTAAGCGGTGTTCTTGAGTATGACCTCCCCAAGCTCCCTAATTCCTCTGGGACCAAGGGAGGCTATGTGGATCGCTGCAGCGACTGCAACTAGAGCTTCGTTAGAACAGATGTTCGAGGTTGCCTTTGCCCTCCTTATGTGCTGCTCCCTCGTTTGAAGTGTCATCACGAAAGCCCTCTTTCCTTCGGCATCCTTTGTCATGCCTATTAACCTTCCGGGCATTTGGCGAATCAGCTTCATATCGTTCCTAACCGCGAATATCCCAGCCCTGGGACCACCGAAGTTCATTGGGTTGCCGAAGTAGGAGGCCTCACCAACAACTATATCAGCTCCTAGTTCCCCAGGAGCCTCAACGATTCCTAGAATAGTAGGGTCTACTCCAACCACAAAGTAAGCCCCTGCCTCATGAGCTATCTCCCCTATCTCCCTCACTTCCTCCTCTAGGAGACCGAAGAAGTTTGGGATCTCCACGTAAACTCCAGCGGCATCCTTAACTTTCTCCTTCAAATCTTCTATATCGACTTGACCTCTCTCGTTCCACTTAACGGTTTCTATTTCCACCCCTGGCCCCTTTGCGTACGTTTCGAGAACTTGCAGCCTCTCAGGATGGGTATGCCTTGGAACGATGAACTTCTTCCTCTTTCCCCTGTGCAGCCTAACCGTCATCAAAGCGGCCTCGGCCATTGCAGTTCCCCAGTCGTACATGGAAGCATTC belongs to Pyrococcus abyssi GE5 and includes:
- the gcvPA gene encoding aminomethyl-transferring glycine dehydrogenase subunit GcvPA produces the protein MAKHYIPNSAHKEEMLKEIGLSSIDELFADIPGKFIRDELNLPEGKSEYEVFLEMNEILGKNKTVLEMPTFLGAGTYFHYIPAHVKYLIERSEFLTAYTPYQPEISQGMLQALFEYQSLIAELVGLPVVNASMYDWGTAMAEAALMTVRLHRGKRKKFIVPRHTHPERLQVLETYAKGPGVEIETVKWNERGQVDIEDLKEKVKDAAGVYVEIPNFFGLLEEEVREIGEIAHEAGAYFVVGVDPTILGIVEAPGELGADIVVGEASYFGNPMNFGGPRAGIFAVRNDMKLIRQMPGRLIGMTKDAEGKRAFVMTLQTREQHIRRAKATSNICSNEALVAVAAAIHIASLGPRGIRELGEVILKNTAYLKKRLSEVAEIPFDGVNFKDVLVRFEKPYKEIHEELLKRNIHGGYYVGKHFPELGESALFAATETTRKEWVDALISALREVI